Proteins co-encoded in one Stenotrophomonas maltophilia genomic window:
- the carB gene encoding carbamoyl-phosphate synthase large subunit, with translation MPKRTDLKTILIIGAGPIVIGQACEFDYSGAQACKALRDEGYRVVLVNSNPATIMTDPEMADAVYIEPINWQTVEKIIAKEKPDALLPTMGGQTALNCALDLADHGVLEKYNVELIGAKREAIRMAEDRELFRVAMGEIGLECPTAAVAHTLDEALEIQTRVGYPTIIRPSFTLGGSGGGIAYNREELVEIVSRGLELSPTTEVLVEESVLGWKEFEMEVVRDTADNCIIVCSIENLDPMGVHTGDSITVAPAQTLTDKEYQRLRDASIAVLRKIGVDTGGSNVQFGINPKTGRVVVIEMNPRVSRSSALASKATGFPIAKVAAKLAVGYTLDELKNEITGGLTPASFEPSIDYVVTKIPRFAFEKFPAADARLTTQMKSVGEVMAMGRTFQESVQKALRGLETGKVGFDPTGLDLGNEEDLQTLRRELKAPGPERLFYVADAFRAGMSVEEIYALSFIDHWFLDQIEEIIAAEADVAAGGIDALDAARLRKLKRAGFSDARLAQLTGTNEAAIRALRRAHKVRPVYKRVDSCAGEFSTGTAYLYSTYEDECEAAPSNRDKIMILGGGPNRIGQGIEFDYCCVHAALALREDGYETIMVNCNPETVSTDYDTSDRLYFEPLTLEDVLEIVELEQPKGVIVQYGGQTPLKLARALEANGVPVIGTSPDSIDLAEDRERFQQLVDKLGLKQPPNRIARNDQEALLLAREIGYPLVVRPSYVLGGRAMEIVYGESDLARYVRDAVKVSNDSPVLLDRFLDNAVECDVDIIADKDGNVLIGGVMEHIEEAGVHSGDSSCSLPPYSLSAETQAELRRQVVELAKALNVVGLMNTQFAIQTSDEGADTIYLLEVNPRASRTVPFVSKATGMALAKIAARCMAGKTLAEQGATKEIVPDYYSVKEAIFPFAKFQGVDPILGPEMRSTGEVMGVGRTFNAAFARAQEAGGIKTPPIGKAFVSVRDPDKKRVLPVAKALLARGYSLVATRGTAAWLQQHGMDCEIINKVVEGRPHIVDSIKNGEIVYIVNTTEGRSAINDSFSIRREALQHRVTYSTTIAGAKALVDSLEFRGTGPVWSLQELHKELNA, from the coding sequence ATGCCCAAGCGCACTGACCTCAAGACCATCCTCATCATCGGTGCTGGCCCGATCGTCATCGGCCAGGCCTGCGAGTTCGACTACTCCGGCGCCCAGGCCTGCAAGGCCCTGCGTGACGAGGGTTACCGCGTGGTGCTGGTCAACAGCAACCCGGCCACGATCATGACCGACCCGGAGATGGCCGACGCCGTCTACATCGAGCCGATCAACTGGCAGACGGTCGAGAAGATCATCGCCAAGGAAAAGCCCGACGCGCTGCTGCCGACCATGGGTGGCCAGACCGCGCTGAACTGCGCGCTGGACCTGGCCGACCACGGCGTGCTGGAGAAGTACAACGTCGAGCTGATCGGCGCCAAGCGCGAAGCGATCCGCATGGCCGAAGACCGCGAGCTGTTCCGCGTGGCCATGGGTGAGATCGGCCTGGAATGCCCGACCGCCGCCGTCGCCCACACCCTGGACGAAGCGCTGGAGATCCAGACCCGCGTCGGCTACCCGACCATCATCCGCCCCAGCTTCACCCTGGGCGGCAGCGGTGGCGGCATCGCCTACAACCGCGAAGAGCTGGTGGAGATCGTCAGCCGCGGCCTGGAGCTGTCGCCGACCACCGAAGTGCTGGTGGAAGAGTCGGTGCTGGGCTGGAAGGAGTTCGAGATGGAAGTGGTCCGCGATACCGCGGACAACTGCATCATCGTCTGCTCGATCGAGAACCTGGACCCGATGGGCGTGCACACCGGTGACTCGATCACCGTCGCCCCGGCACAGACCCTGACCGACAAGGAATACCAGCGCCTGCGCGATGCCTCCATCGCCGTGCTGCGCAAGATCGGCGTGGATACCGGCGGCTCGAACGTGCAGTTCGGCATCAACCCGAAGACCGGCCGCGTGGTCGTGATCGAGATGAACCCGCGCGTGTCGCGTTCCTCGGCGCTGGCCTCCAAGGCCACCGGCTTCCCGATCGCCAAGGTCGCCGCCAAGCTGGCCGTGGGCTACACCCTGGACGAACTGAAGAACGAGATCACCGGCGGCCTGACCCCGGCCTCGTTCGAGCCGTCCATCGACTACGTGGTCACCAAGATTCCGCGCTTCGCCTTCGAGAAGTTCCCGGCGGCCGACGCGCGCCTGACCACCCAGATGAAGTCGGTGGGCGAGGTGATGGCGATGGGCCGTACCTTCCAGGAGTCGGTGCAGAAGGCGCTGCGTGGCCTGGAAACCGGCAAGGTCGGCTTCGATCCGACCGGCCTGGACCTGGGCAACGAAGAAGACCTGCAGACCCTGCGCCGCGAACTGAAGGCACCGGGTCCGGAGCGTCTGTTCTACGTGGCCGATGCGTTCCGCGCCGGCATGAGCGTGGAAGAGATCTACGCGCTGTCCTTCATCGATCACTGGTTCCTGGACCAGATCGAAGAGATCATCGCTGCCGAGGCTGACGTCGCTGCCGGTGGCATCGATGCGCTGGATGCTGCACGCCTGCGCAAGCTCAAGCGCGCCGGTTTCTCCGACGCCCGCCTGGCACAGCTGACCGGCACCAACGAAGCGGCCATCCGCGCGCTGCGCCGTGCGCACAAGGTGCGCCCGGTCTACAAGCGCGTGGACTCGTGCGCCGGTGAGTTCTCCACCGGTACCGCCTACCTGTACTCGACCTACGAGGACGAGTGCGAGGCCGCGCCGAGCAACCGCGACAAGATCATGATCCTCGGCGGTGGCCCGAACCGCATCGGCCAGGGCATCGAGTTCGACTACTGCTGCGTGCACGCGGCGCTGGCGCTGCGCGAGGATGGTTATGAAACCATCATGGTCAACTGCAACCCGGAAACCGTGTCGACCGACTACGACACCTCCGATCGCCTGTACTTCGAACCGCTGACCCTGGAAGACGTGCTGGAAATCGTCGAACTGGAACAGCCCAAGGGCGTGATCGTGCAGTACGGCGGCCAGACCCCGCTGAAGCTGGCGCGCGCGCTGGAAGCCAACGGCGTGCCGGTGATCGGCACCAGCCCGGACTCGATCGACCTGGCCGAAGACCGCGAGCGCTTCCAGCAGTTGGTCGACAAGCTCGGCCTGAAGCAGCCGCCGAACCGCATCGCCCGCAACGACCAGGAAGCCCTGCTGCTGGCCCGCGAGATCGGCTACCCGCTGGTGGTGCGCCCGAGCTACGTGCTGGGCGGCCGTGCGATGGAAATCGTCTACGGTGAATCCGACCTGGCCCGCTACGTGCGCGACGCGGTGAAGGTGTCCAACGATTCGCCGGTTCTGCTGGACCGCTTCCTCGACAACGCCGTCGAGTGTGACGTCGACATCATTGCCGACAAGGATGGCAACGTGCTGATCGGCGGCGTGATGGAGCACATTGAAGAGGCTGGCGTGCACTCGGGCGACTCGTCCTGCTCGCTGCCGCCGTACTCGCTGTCGGCCGAGACCCAGGCCGAGCTGCGTCGCCAGGTGGTGGAGCTGGCCAAGGCCCTGAACGTGGTCGGCCTGATGAACACCCAGTTCGCGATCCAGACCAGCGATGAAGGTGCCGACACCATCTACCTGCTGGAAGTGAACCCGCGTGCCTCGCGCACCGTGCCGTTCGTGTCCAAGGCCACCGGCATGGCGCTTGCCAAGATCGCTGCCCGCTGCATGGCCGGCAAGACCCTGGCCGAGCAGGGCGCGACCAAGGAAATCGTGCCGGACTACTACTCGGTGAAGGAAGCGATCTTCCCGTTCGCCAAGTTCCAGGGCGTCGATCCGATCCTCGGGCCGGAAATGCGCTCCACCGGGGAAGTGATGGGCGTGGGCCGTACCTTCAACGCCGCCTTCGCGCGGGCGCAGGAGGCCGGTGGTATCAAGACCCCGCCGATCGGCAAGGCCTTCGTGTCGGTGCGCGATCCGGACAAGAAGCGCGTGCTGCCGGTGGCCAAGGCGCTGCTGGCGCGTGGCTACAGCCTGGTGGCCACCCGTGGCACTGCCGCGTGGCTGCAGCAGCACGGCATGGACTGCGAGATCATCAACAAGGTGGTCGAAGGCCGTCCGCACATCGTCGACTCGATCAAGAACGGCGAGATCGTCTACATCGTCAACACGACCGAAGGTCGCTCGGCGATCAACGATTCGTTCTCGATCCGTCGCGAGGCGCTGCAGCATCGCGTTACCTACTCGACCACCATTGCCGGCGCCAAGGCGCTGGTGGATTCACTGGAATTCCGCGGCACCGGCCCCGTCTGGTCGCTGCAGGAGCTGCACAAGGAGTTGAATGCATGA